The DNA segment TGGCAGCCGCCTACTCGGCCGGCGGTGCCAACGTCACCTACCACCGGGATGCGTTCAACGAACACATGCTGCTGCACCCGCTGTCGGCGCCGATGACACTGCGCTGGTTGACCGACCGGTTCGCCGGCCGGCCGCTGACCGACCATCTCATCCGGACCAAGTGGCCGACGATGTTCAACCCGATGACCTACGCGGGCATGGCGCGGCTGGCCACGATCGCGGCCAAGGTCATCACCGGCAAGAAGGTGCACCGGCACCCGCTCTGAGACCCGCTATGACAGCGCAGCCTCGGAGGAATCCGTCGACGGCTCCGATGGCTGCTCGGTCGCCGCACTGGCACCCAGGTCGTCGCGTGCGCTGCCGGCCGCAAGCAGCGCGTACACCAGTGCGGCGACCGCGGCCGGCGCCATTAGAGTGGCGGCCACCTGCAGCGGCCGGTTGCCAAAGAACACCGGCGGCGCCTGCCTGACGTACGTCACCGAGTGGTCACCGCCGGCCAGCGGCACCGTGTCGAAATCCAGGGCGCCGTAGCGCAGCCGAACCAACAGCGCCCCCACTCCCGCCGCGGTCGCGGCCGCCGCCACCAGCCCCAACGAGAGCCCGACGACCATCACCGGCCCCCGCTGTTGGTGCCACTGCCACGCCAGCACCGCCACCACCACGGCCACCACACCCAACAGGCCCAGCATCAGAAACGGCGCGACGAAGAAGTTCTGCGATTCGCCGCCCAGATACTCGTGCACCCGCTCGCCCTTGCGGGTGATCGCCACCACCGCGTGGATCGACGGTGCGATCCACGCCCACAGCCCGCCAATCAGCACACCGGTGGCCGACAAGCCCGACGCCACGACGATGATCGCGCGGGTCCGCGAGGTGGCGCGGATGCCGGCGGGCTGGGGCCTGGACGGGACCGGCCCGTCAGGCCCCGGCTGCTCGGTCACCGCTGTGCCTGCAGGTCGGTCGAGTCCACCTGTCCGTGCCGCGAGCAGCGCGCCCACCACCCGTCGGGACGAACCTGGACGACCATCCGACGACCGCACTGCGCACAGAACCGGGGTGGCTCCAGACCCAACCGAGCCGCTGTCGGCGTGGCCGTACCCGCTAGTTCCCCGGTATAGACGTTGTACGCGCCGGCAGTGACCGGAGCGTCTTGTTTTCCAGCCACGTCTCCACCTTATTTACAGGCTGGCGTTGAGCGCCTTGATCGGCATCTGCAGCTCGTCGAGCAGCTCCAGGTCGGCTTCCGCGGGGCGGCCGAGGGTGGTCAGGTAGTTGCCGACGATCACGGCGTTGATGCCGCCCAGGATGCCGCGCTTGGCGCCCAGGTCGCCCAGGGTGATCTCGCGACCACCGGCGAAGCGCAGCATGGTCCGCGGCAATGCCAGCCGGAAAGCCGCCACCGCCTTCAGCGCTTCACCGGCCGGCATCACCTCGAGGTCGGCGAACGGTGTGCCGGGCCGCGGGTTGAGGAAGTTCAGCGGGACCTCGTCGGGGCCCAGCGCGGCCAGCTCGGCGGCGAACTCCGCGCGCTGCCGCAGCGTCTCACCCATGCCCAGGATGCCGCCACAGCACACCTCGATGCCGGCGTCGCGCACCATCGACAACGTCTGCCAGCGCTCTTCCCAGGTGTGCGTGGTGACGACGTTGGCGAAAAACGAGCGCGCCGTCTCGAGGTTGTGGTTGTAGCGATGCACCCCCATCGCCGCCAGTTGGTCCACTTGCTCGGCGGTCAGCATCCCCAGCGAGCAGGCGACGTTGATCTCGACCTCGTTGCGAATCGCCTCGATGCCCGCCGCGACCTGGGCCATCAATCGGTCGTCGGGTCCGCGTACCGCGGCCACGATGCAGAACTCGGTGGCACCGGATTTGGCGGTCTGTTTGGCCGCCTCGACCAGGCTGGGAATGTCCAGCCACGCGCTGCGCACCGGCGACGTGAAGAGCCCCGACTGCGAGCAGAAATGGCAATCCTCCGGGCAGCCTCCGGTTTTCAGGCTGATGATCCCTTCGACCTCGACCTCGGGGCCGCACCAGCGCATCCGCACCTCGTGGGCCAGCGCCAGCATGTCCTCGAGCCGGTCGTCGGGTAGCTGCAGCACCCGCAGCACCTGGTCCTGGTTCAGGCCCTCGCCGCGCTGCAGCACCTGCTGGCGGGCCACCGCCAGGATGTCCGTGCAGCTGTCGGTGATTGGTCGAGTCGTCGCCTGAGTCACCAGGGCACCCCCGCATCGTGTCGTGTCTTCTCATGGCCAGGCAAGCGGAACCCATCCGCCGCGCCCAGCGGCCTGGATGAAACGGTGTTCAGGCTAGGGTAGCGGTGCGCACGTGCACAAACGCCGCGTGGGTGAGGTGGAGCCGGCGGTTGCATCTGCCCGGTCGCCCCGGGCAGGCCCAACACGATGCGGCCATCACAAACGACATGGCCGGCCTCCTTAGCCTTAGCTGCGTACTGCAGGCGAGCCAACGCCGGTCACGTCGAAGAATCGGCACAACGCGGAACGTAAGCGTGTCGCCGGCGTTCCCGCGTCACCCCAGCAGATGCTCGGCGCGCGTGTTGCCCTCCCAGCGACGCAGGCCGGCGAATTGACCGTCGATCTGCGTCGGCCGTCCCGCGATGCGCAGCGCGCGGCCCAGCTGTCCGCCGCCCACCCGACGGGCCAGCGTGACATGCGCGGTCCACTGACCGGGCAGGCTGTTGGCCATCGGCGCCGGCCGCAGATGCGGACCGCACAACCGGTGCACCTCGGCATGCAGGGCCAACAGCTCATTCGTCGGCACCACGAGCCGGGCGAACACCACGTTCGCCCGGCCGAACAGCACCGGCGCACCGACCACACAGGACAGCGGGAGCCGCGGCAGCACCGGGCGCAGCAGCTCGTCGACGTCGGCGTCGATGTGCTCGGCCACGGCCAGCGTCACGTGTGGACGGCTGGCCGGCGCCTGGCTGGGTACGCCGGCGGCGGCCAGGTCCGCCCACATCCGACGGATCGCCGCCTCGGTTTCGTGGTCGAAGACCAGCTCGAGCGAATGCACCATCAGCGGACCAACGTCGTTACCCAGTCGCGGTCGAACGCCGCCGCGCTCATGGCCGCAAACTCCGCGGCCTCCAACAAGGCGGCCCCGGCGGGCAGGGCGGCCCGCACCGCGGCCAACCGCGCCAGCGCCGCCCGGTTCGAGGTCTCCACCACCCCGGGTCGGTCCGGCCAGCTGCCGATCACCAAGCCGGCACACGAAACCCGTTGTGCGGCAAGCGACTCGCACGTCAGCGCGGTGTGGTTGAGGGTGCCCAGCTCCGCGGTGACTACGACCAGCGCGGCGGCACCCACATCGACGGCGAGATCACGCAGCGTGACACCCGCGTCGGCGAGTTCGACCAGCAGCCCCCCGGCGCCTTCGACGAGGGTCAACCACCCGGGACGGTCCAGGCCAGCGATGACCTGCAGGATCTGCTCGCGGGTGGGCAACGCCGTCCCGGCCTGCTCGGCGGCGGCGGCCGGCGCCAGGGGTTGCGGATAGCGCGCCAACCCGGCCAACCGGGTCACCCCGGAGAGGCGACCCACCTCGGCGAGGTCGTCGTCGCCGCGGTCGGTGCCGGTCTGCACGGGTTTGCACACCGCCACCTCGATGCCGGCCTGGCAAGCGGCCGACGCCAGCGCCGCGCAGGCGATCGTCTTGCCGACCCCGGTGCCGGTCCCGGTGACGAACAGGACGGTCAACGGCGCGCCACGGCAAGAACGTCGGTCAGCACCCGCCGCGCCAGCTGGAGGTCGTCGGCATCCAGGGAGGCGCGCGCGGTCAGCCGCAGCCGCGACGTCCCGGCGGGCACCGTCGGGGGCCGGAAGCAGCCCACCCGCACACCGGCATCCAGACAGGCCGCCGCGGCGGCAAGCGCCACCTGCGGATCTCCAAGAATCACCGACACCACCGCCGAGTCCGGCACGTCGGGCAGGTCACAAATCTTGGCGAGTTCGCGCGCATGCCCAAGCGCGGCTTCCGGCCGCCACGGCTCGGCCCGAAGGATTCGCAGCGCGGCCAGCGCGGCGCCCACCGCCGCCGGCGCCAGGCCGGTGTCGAAGATGAACGGACGCGCCGCGTCGATCAGATGAGCCCGCACCGGCGCCGGCCCGACCACCACTCCCCCTTGGCTGCCCAGCGCCTTGGACAACGTCGCGGTCAACACCACGTCGGGTGCCCCCGCCAGCCCGACTTCGTGCAGCAGCCCCCGCCCGCCGCCGCGCACGCCAAGGCCGTGCGCCTCGTCCACGACGAGCAGCGCGCGATGGCGACGACACACGTCGTGCAAGTCGCGTACCGGGGCCAGCGTGCCGTCGGCGCTGAACACCGAGTCGGTGACGACGACGGCGCGCTCCTCGTGGCGCGTTCGCAGCGCCGTATCCACGGCGTCGACGTCGCGGTGCGGCGTCACCACCACCCGCGCCCGGGATAGCCGGCAGGCATCCA comes from the Mycobacterium shinjukuense genome and includes:
- a CDS encoding DUF2567 domain-containing protein, giving the protein MTEQPGPDGPVPSRPQPAGIRATSRTRAIIVVASGLSATGVLIGGLWAWIAPSIHAVVAITRKGERVHEYLGGESQNFFVAPFLMLGLLGVVAVVVAVLAWQWHQQRGPVMVVGLSLGLVAAAATAAGVGALLVRLRYGALDFDTVPLAGGDHSVTYVRQAPPVFFGNRPLQVAATLMAPAAVAALVYALLAAGSARDDLGASAATEQPSEPSTDSSEAALS
- the bioD gene encoding dethiobiotin synthase gives rise to the protein MTVLFVTGTGTGVGKTIACAALASAACQAGIEVAVCKPVQTGTDRGDDDLAEVGRLSGVTRLAGLARYPQPLAPAAAAEQAGTALPTREQILQVIAGLDRPGWLTLVEGAGGLLVELADAGVTLRDLAVDVGAAALVVVTAELGTLNHTALTCESLAAQRVSCAGLVIGSWPDRPGVVETSNRAALARLAAVRAALPAGAALLEAAEFAAMSAAAFDRDWVTTLVR
- a CDS encoding 2'-5' RNA ligase family protein, with amino-acid sequence MVHSLELVFDHETEAAIRRMWADLAAAGVPSQAPASRPHVTLAVAEHIDADVDELLRPVLPRLPLSCVVGAPVLFGRANVVFARLVVPTNELLALHAEVHRLCGPHLRPAPMANSLPGQWTAHVTLARRVGGGQLGRALRIAGRPTQIDGQFAGLRRWEGNTRAEHLLG
- the bsaP gene encoding biotin synthase auxiliary protein BsaP — encoded protein: MAGKQDAPVTAGAYNVYTGELAGTATPTAARLGLEPPRFCAQCGRRMVVQVRPDGWWARCSRHGQVDSTDLQAQR
- a CDS encoding 8-amino-7-oxononanoate synthase, translated to MNAPRQAPTDPSPLAWLDTVEHRRREAGLRRCLRPRPAVATELDLASNDYLGLSQHPGVIDGGVQALRVWGAGATGSRLVTGDTELHHDFEAELADFVGASSALLFSSGYAANLGAVVGLSGPGSLVVSDARSHASLVDACRLSRARVVVTPHRDVDAVDTALRTRHEERAVVVTDSVFSADGTLAPVRDLHDVCRRHRALLVVDEAHGLGVRGGGRGLLHEVGLAGAPDVVLTATLSKALGSQGGVVVGPAPVRAHLIDAARPFIFDTGLAPAAVGAALAALRILRAEPWRPEAALGHARELAKICDLPDVPDSAVVSVILGDPQVALAAAAACLDAGVRVGCFRPPTVPAGTSRLRLTARASLDADDLQLARRVLTDVLAVARR
- the bioB gene encoding biotin synthase BioB, giving the protein MTQATTRPITDSCTDILAVARQQVLQRGEGLNQDQVLRVLQLPDDRLEDMLALAHEVRMRWCGPEVEVEGIISLKTGGCPEDCHFCSQSGLFTSPVRSAWLDIPSLVEAAKQTAKSGATEFCIVAAVRGPDDRLMAQVAAGIEAIRNEVEINVACSLGMLTAEQVDQLAAMGVHRYNHNLETARSFFANVVTTHTWEERWQTLSMVRDAGIEVCCGGILGMGETLRQRAEFAAELAALGPDEVPLNFLNPRPGTPFADLEVMPAGEALKAVAAFRLALPRTMLRFAGGREITLGDLGAKRGILGGINAVIVGNYLTTLGRPAEADLELLDELQMPIKALNASL